A genomic region of Desulfosarcina ovata subsp. ovata contains the following coding sequences:
- a CDS encoding DNA cytosine methyltransferase, with protein sequence MRIGFEEHGGRCVFSSEWNNFAQKTYLENFPNSATHSEDRGSHQINQLT encoded by the coding sequence ATGCGTATTGGCTTTGAGGAACACGGCGGGCGATGCGTATTTTCAAGTGAATGGAATAATTTTGCCCAAAAGACTTATCTTGAGAACTTTCCAAATTCCGCAACTCATTCTGAGGATAGGGGGTCGCACCAAATTAACCAATTGACATAA
- a CDS encoding transposase translates to MARAYRHFIPGYNWHITHRCHKRDFLLKFAKDRTRWMELLFEAKMKFSLSILNFIITSNHIHLILSSSENPQAIPGAMQLIAGRTAQEYNRRKKRKGAFWQDRYHATAIESGKHLWRCLVYVDLNMVRAGVVNHPSEWKWSGYHEIQHPKDRYRLIDHRALKRLLNVDSHERLATAHLDWISSQLIEKPQRQKHFVESIAVGGEPFIKKLQTALGIKSIGKKKRRLRSDEYHLRETIEKYGNEDRIPQHKDELKEPWDNTIPLVL, encoded by the coding sequence ATGGCACGCGCTTACAGACACTTTATTCCTGGATATAATTGGCACATCACCCACCGATGCCACAAAAGAGATTTTCTTTTAAAATTCGCCAAAGATCGAACACGTTGGATGGAACTCCTCTTCGAAGCAAAAATGAAGTTCAGTCTATCAATCCTCAATTTTATTATCACATCCAATCATATTCATCTCATTCTATCATCAAGTGAGAACCCTCAGGCCATCCCCGGAGCCATGCAGTTGATAGCTGGCAGAACGGCACAGGAATATAATCGACGCAAAAAACGAAAAGGTGCCTTTTGGCAAGACCGCTATCATGCAACTGCCATCGAATCCGGCAAACATTTATGGCGATGCCTGGTATATGTCGACCTGAACATGGTTCGGGCAGGTGTCGTGAACCACCCGTCAGAATGGAAATGGAGTGGATATCATGAAATCCAACACCCGAAGGACCGATATCGCTTAATCGATCACCGTGCGCTAAAAAGATTGCTTAATGTGGACTCGCATGAAAGATTAGCCACAGCCCATTTAGATTGGATCTCAAGCCAGCTGATAGAAAAACCGCAGCGACAAAAACATTTCGTAGAAAGTATTGCTGTAGGTGGAGAACCATTCATTAAAAAGCTACAGACAGCTTTGGGAATCAAATCAATAGGTAAAAAGAAACGCCGATTACGAAGCGATGAATATCATCTACGAGAAACCATAGAGAAATACGGGAACGAGGATCGCATCCCTCAGCATAAAGACGAATTGAAAGAGCCTTGGGACAATACCATCCCCTTGGTTCTTTAG
- the ltrA gene encoding group II intron reverse transcriptase/maturase: MNIKPQQMEMFVASRLAESLGGREQLLELILERRNVLRAMNQVVANKGAPGVDGMKTNHLKGYLKRHWPKIKQDLLNGDYRPLPVRRKEIDKPDGGVRLLGIPTVLDRLIQQTIAQVLEQIWDPTFSEYSYGFRPGRSAHDAVLQAKGYLLDGYTHVVDMDLSKFFDRVNHDRLLSRLATRVRDKRVLKLIRRYLTAGTMIGGLVSPSIEGTPQGGPLSPLLSNIVLDELDKELEKRGHQFVRYADDFRIYCKSRKAAERVNKSITKFITAKLKLKVNEEKSAVSRPWLRKFLGFTFISMCGQTKIRIHRKTISRFKERVRELTNRNQGRSLSQIIKDLNQYLIGWWNYYRLTEARHLFKSLNGWIIRRLRCVVWKQWKNPRTKVRNLKKLGIAHKDAMLCGNARKKYWRMSKVKWVIFALPNRYFFERGLFLPAQ, from the coding sequence ATGAACATAAAGCCACAGCAGATGGAAATGTTTGTAGCGTCGCGGCTTGCCGAAAGTCTGGGAGGCAGAGAGCAGTTGTTGGAGTTGATTCTCGAACGACGTAATGTGCTCAGAGCAATGAACCAGGTCGTTGCCAATAAAGGCGCCCCGGGTGTGGACGGCATGAAAACCAACCACTTGAAAGGGTACCTGAAAAGGCACTGGCCGAAGATCAAGCAGGACCTGCTAAATGGGGATTATCGTCCCTTACCGGTCAGAAGGAAGGAGATCGACAAACCGGATGGCGGTGTCCGCCTGCTTGGTATCCCCACGGTATTGGACCGCCTTATCCAACAGACGATAGCTCAGGTATTGGAGCAGATCTGGGACCCGACCTTTTCTGAGTACAGCTACGGATTCAGACCAGGACGATCAGCCCATGACGCTGTCCTACAAGCCAAAGGCTATCTGCTGGACGGGTACACCCACGTGGTTGACATGGATTTGTCCAAGTTTTTTGACCGAGTTAACCACGACCGGCTTTTAAGCCGGCTGGCCACCAGGGTCCGGGACAAACGGGTCTTGAAATTGATCCGCCGGTACCTTACGGCCGGAACGATGATCGGGGGGCTTGTCAGTCCCAGCATAGAAGGAACGCCCCAGGGTGGTCCTCTGTCGCCGTTGCTCTCCAACATCGTACTCGATGAACTGGATAAGGAATTGGAGAAGCGGGGTCACCAATTCGTCAGGTATGCTGACGACTTCAGGATCTACTGCAAAAGCCGGAAAGCCGCCGAGCGTGTGAACAAGAGCATCACGAAGTTCATCACCGCGAAGCTCAAGCTCAAGGTGAACGAGGAGAAAAGCGCAGTGAGCCGACCATGGCTCCGCAAATTCCTGGGATTTACCTTTATCAGTATGTGTGGACAGACCAAGATCCGGATCCACCGGAAAACAATTTCACGTTTCAAGGAGCGAGTCCGGGAACTGACGAACCGTAATCAAGGGAGAAGTCTGAGCCAGATTATCAAAGATCTGAATCAGTACCTGATTGGCTGGTGGAACTATTATCGCCTGACAGAAGCCAGGCACCTGTTCAAGTCACTCAATGGCTGGATCATCCGCCGGCTGCGGTGCGTTGTCTGGAAACAATGGAAAAACCCCAGGACCAAGGTCCGAAACCTCAAAAAGCTTGGCATTGCGCATAAGGACGCCATGCTTTGCGGTAACGCCCGCAAAAAGTACTGGCGCATGAGCAAGGTCAAGTGGGTGATATTTGCTCTACCAAACCGTTACTTCTTCGAACGAGGACTATTCCTGCCTGCTCAATAA
- a CDS encoding ABC transporter substrate-binding protein, with amino-acid sequence MISITSASKMKFVFFVCSFIISIFNIGWAGNGPDFNRVLLSAENGDLESQYLLGELYQYGEEVKRIKSIHYDGKPVQENFKEAARWYLKAANQGHIYAPFHLGCLYESGKGVQQSNIEAIKWYQKAANHGHKPSQDRMKWVMRLERGTLIRTLQSTINKTITTLDLDVNTTSFVEIGEDKRASIRSILSGLFDFHEFSRCALGNRYWNQFTSEQQQSFLILHQKLLENGFIKFMIGYLSDENNNGEEVAFKMEKGIQRNSNHFFSLKYKGDQKAYKNDENRPFMFATLEQSGSNFFTFDFFVKDGVWKAYDYHVSGISIANHQQSDFRDILVKDSPERLLGKLQKEINKQNYEAHLKKTSVTKTPKKVPLLKPDSFDARELNYETELTALFLGDFNNARLKPDSVIVSAIYKNYLEAYGKHCDACLPGNKVPITVSKCAKERITRDIWGNESSSCIEWVEVPTGLFADPRLYNSSNRLSYDAGIGMAFKGIGSDAFSVRGDIDDAVSLGNDMDQLVRQNGCQSAALKRFERNLYRFVEKQPPLRLPGKETLASIHEKVKINLDSDHQPFQGSTFTFFSPQEFLRLRHVVYFSLQFALAVVF; translated from the coding sequence ATGATTTCAATAACATCCGCTTCTAAAATGAAGTTTGTTTTTTTTGTATGTTCATTTATTATTTCAATTTTTAATATAGGCTGGGCGGGAAATGGACCTGATTTTAATAGGGTACTACTATCAGCTGAGAATGGTGATCTTGAATCGCAATATCTCTTAGGAGAACTCTATCAGTACGGAGAAGAGGTCAAACGAATCAAATCGATTCATTATGACGGTAAACCGGTCCAGGAAAATTTTAAAGAAGCCGCCAGGTGGTACCTGAAAGCGGCAAATCAAGGCCATATATATGCGCCTTTTCATTTAGGGTGTTTATATGAGTCCGGTAAAGGTGTTCAGCAAAGTAATATAGAAGCGATCAAGTGGTATCAAAAAGCCGCAAACCATGGCCATAAACCTTCTCAAGACAGAATGAAATGGGTGATGAGATTAGAAAGAGGGACGCTTATTAGAACGCTCCAGAGCACTATAAATAAAACAATTACAACATTAGATTTAGATGTCAATACAACAAGTTTTGTCGAAATAGGTGAGGACAAAAGAGCATCAATTCGTTCGATTTTAAGCGGCTTGTTTGATTTTCATGAATTTTCAAGGTGCGCGCTGGGTAACAGGTACTGGAATCAGTTTACGTCTGAACAACAGCAATCATTTTTAATTCTTCACCAAAAGCTTTTAGAAAATGGATTCATTAAATTTATGATAGGCTATCTTAGCGACGAAAATAACAATGGAGAAGAAGTAGCCTTTAAAATGGAAAAGGGAATCCAACGCAACAGCAATCATTTTTTCAGTTTGAAATATAAAGGTGACCAGAAGGCATATAAAAACGATGAGAATCGACCTTTTATGTTTGCAACTTTAGAACAGTCCGGTAGTAATTTTTTTACCTTTGATTTTTTTGTCAAAGATGGCGTATGGAAGGCTTATGACTATCACGTTTCGGGGATAAGCATAGCGAATCATCAACAATCGGACTTTAGAGATATTCTTGTAAAAGATTCACCTGAAAGGCTGCTGGGGAAATTGCAAAAGGAGATAAACAAGCAAAATTATGAAGCACATCTTAAGAAAACATCCGTGACCAAAACCCCAAAAAAAGTGCCTCTACTGAAGCCTGACAGCTTTGACGCCCGGGAGTTAAATTATGAAACAGAGTTGACTGCTCTCTTTTTAGGAGATTTTAACAATGCGCGCCTCAAACCGGACAGCGTGATTGTCAGTGCGATATACAAAAATTATCTCGAAGCTTATGGAAAGCACTGCGATGCCTGTCTGCCAGGTAATAAAGTACCCATTACCGTCTCTAAATGCGCTAAGGAAAGAATCACCAGGGACATTTGGGGCAATGAGAGCTCTTCATGTATTGAGTGGGTGGAGGTGCCGACCGGTTTATTTGCGGATCCGCGCCTCTATAACTCCAGCAACCGTTTGTCCTACGATGCAGGGATCGGAATGGCATTCAAGGGTATAGGCAGCGATGCGTTTTCCGTGCGCGGTGACATTGACGATGCTGTATCACTGGGTAATGATATGGACCAGCTCGTTCGTCAGAATGGATGTCAAAGTGCAGCTTTGAAGCGCTTTGAGCGGAACCTGTACCGGTTCGTGGAAAAGCAACCGCCCCTGCGGCTGCCAGGTAAGGAAACCCTGGCCTCAATACATGAAAAGGTAAAAATAAACTTAGATTCGGACCACCAGCCCTTTCAAGGTAGTACTTTTACTTTTTTCTCTCCGCAAGAATTCTTGCGGTTGAGACATGTGGTTTATTTTTCATTGCAATTCGCTTTGGCCGTGGTTTTTTAG
- a CDS encoding IS4 family transposase: MLSPVFTPFIKSSPISVMARGMVERVLNPEQLDEWFDTTAKEQYTKDLLFSTLFNLMSQVVQGSQRSIHAAFQTSKEDITVSITSIYNKLNGMEPSTSAALVRYAAEQVEPIIQKLLGKQNSPLPGKRIKLLDGNCIEKSHHRIKELRSIAAGPLPGKSLVVYDPMLHLPIDVFPCEDGHAQERSMLKTVLETIVADDVWIADRNFCVVEFTCGIDKRDAWFIIREHGNYPFELIGKGKYIGKIETGAVYEQPIRVRDEAGEEHPFRRIRVKLKGETRDGDTEILIITNLSKSAANAKTVARLYRDRWTIETAFQRLAEYLNSEINTLGYPRAALFGFCVALVAYIGMSVVKAALGSVHGIDFIDQNVSGYYVANEIEGVYQGMMIVIDVEHWVVFRDMPTGDLVRLLKKLSGNVKLSKYQKHPRGPKKPRPKRIAMKNKPHVSTARILAERKK; encoded by the coding sequence ATGTTGAGTCCTGTTTTCACGCCGTTCATCAAGAGTTCCCCGATTTCCGTTATGGCCCGCGGCATGGTAGAGCGGGTGCTGAATCCCGAGCAGTTAGACGAATGGTTCGATACCACAGCAAAGGAGCAATACACAAAGGACCTTTTGTTTTCGACCCTTTTTAACCTGATGAGCCAGGTTGTCCAGGGCAGCCAGCGGTCGATTCACGCGGCTTTCCAGACCTCAAAAGAGGATATTACCGTTTCAATCACGTCAATTTACAACAAGTTGAACGGCATGGAACCCAGCACATCGGCAGCGTTGGTCCGATATGCCGCTGAGCAAGTGGAACCAATTATCCAAAAGCTGTTGGGGAAACAGAACTCCCCTTTGCCTGGCAAACGGATCAAGCTGCTTGATGGCAACTGTATCGAAAAAAGTCATCACCGAATCAAAGAGTTGCGGTCCATAGCGGCGGGTCCGCTTCCAGGAAAATCATTGGTTGTGTATGATCCGATGTTACACCTGCCCATCGATGTGTTTCCTTGTGAAGACGGCCATGCACAAGAACGCTCAATGTTGAAAACGGTGCTTGAAACCATTGTTGCCGATGATGTCTGGATTGCCGATCGCAATTTCTGCGTGGTTGAATTCACCTGCGGCATCGATAAGCGGGATGCGTGGTTCATCATCCGGGAGCATGGGAATTATCCTTTCGAGTTAATTGGAAAGGGAAAATATATCGGCAAAATTGAAACCGGAGCGGTATATGAGCAACCCATTCGGGTTCGTGATGAGGCCGGCGAAGAGCACCCCTTCAGGCGGATTCGCGTGAAGCTGAAGGGCGAAACCCGTGATGGAGATACCGAGATCCTCATCATCACGAATCTGTCAAAAAGCGCAGCGAACGCAAAGACAGTCGCGAGGTTGTATCGGGACCGTTGGACCATCGAAACCGCCTTTCAACGTCTCGCTGAATATTTAAATTCTGAAATTAACACCTTGGGCTATCCTCGTGCTGCCCTTTTCGGTTTTTGCGTTGCCCTGGTCGCCTACATCGGCATGTCCGTTGTAAAAGCCGCGCTGGGCAGTGTGCATGGTATCGATTTCATAGATCAAAATGTATCGGGCTATTATGTGGCCAATGAAATCGAAGGCGTCTACCAAGGGATGATGATCGTCATCGACGTTGAGCATTGGGTTGTTTTTCGGGATATGCCAACAGGCGACCTGGTTCGGTTACTTAAGAAACTATCTGGCAACGTAAAATTATCAAAGTACCAAAAGCACCCTCGAGGGCCTAAAAAACCACGGCCAAAGCGAATTGCAATGAAAAATAAACCACATGTCTCAACCGCAAGAATTCTTGCGGAGAGAAAAAAGTAA